The DNA segment TCATCCTGTGCGGCTAAAGACACGGCGGCAAACAGGAAAATTAAAATTTTGAAGTTCATGGAACCAGGTTTGTATAAGTCTTGGGTCTGAGGTAGATAAGTTTAACGAAGAAGGGAATTGGAAGCAACGGGGAAATTACAATCAGCCTGTGTTCAGTATGCAATAATAAGCCATAGATTGCGCAACAAAAATATAACTTGATTTACCCTGCCGGAGGTGCTATCTTTTATTAATCCATTCTGCTTCGTTTACGGATTTATTTTTTAATTTTTTTGGAGGAGCTGAATGAAATCTAAGCTGCCCCACCTAAAAATTCCCGTCGTTCGTTATTATCTGGTGCATCTTTATACTGAATTTTCTTTACAATCTTCCCCCTTTACTAACATTTTTGCCTCTTTTGCTCAAACCGAATATTCGCAGCTTTTTCTGACGGAAGTGTCTACTTTCCAGCAGAAAGAAACGAAAAAAACGCATCGGTTTAACAGCAAGTCCAGTTTGCCGCTGGATCAATTTGAGACCGTCGATACGTTTACGATTGAATTGGATAACCAGTCTTTTCTTGAAATGGTCGTATTGGAATATAAAGATCTTCCGGGCGATTCGGTTTTGGCCGACTTATCGGAGGAATTGATTGAATCGTTTGAGATCATTTATTTATTCGCCAAAGGCGCGATTTATCCCGGTATTCATCGGCTTGAAATGCTGATCGATAGTGGCATTACGGCGATGGTTCCGGTGCGTGAATTTTTATCCCGCGTTCTCCCGGACAAACTGAAAATCAATATTCTGGCTGAATACCAGTTAATGAATTTTGATGAAAAGCCTGAAGACTATATCGATTTCAATCTCATCTGGTTTTTAGGCAAAATGGATTTGCCCAGCGTTGATAAATTTTTGCAGGAAGAAGAATTAAGGCAGGAACAGGAGCCATTTCTCGAAAATGCAGAGGAGGAAAAGGATTCTCCGGAACAGCCGATCGACGATTCTTCCGAACCATGGAAGGAAGACGACGAAGCGGAGTTTTCTGAAAGCGAATCGGAACCCGATCCTGTTGATCGCACGATCAAAATCGAGTTGGAAAACGAACTTAAAAAATTCTATCTCGCCGAAATGCGTTTTTTTACACGCGTAGTTGGAGTTCGGCATTATGATATTAATCTAGACGATTTATCCGAAAGCTCACGCGTGATGCTCGTTCCGGAGCCCGGCAATCCGCACGATCCTTTTGCCGTATCGGTTCAAACCGCCGAAGGCAAGATGATCGGATACCTCAAAAAAGAACTTTCCGAAATCATGTACGACGAAATCCGTAAAGGCGTTTTATACCGCGCCACGGTAGCGAAAGTGCTGCCGGAGATGCTCGATTCCAATTCGCGCGTCAACCTGATGATCGAAAAAGTCATGTATCATTTTAATTGATTCCCCACCTATTATAATTTTTCCATGCAAGACATTTTATTGAATGCGGTTGAATATGCCCGGACTTTTATCCGTCGTGGAAAAGTGGCCACGTATATTCCTGAATTAGCCAAAGCGAATCCGGATCATTTGGGCGTTTGTGTACACATGGCTGACGGGCAAACGTATACGGCCGGCGACGTGACGGTCCCGTTTACCATTCAAAGCATTTCAAAAATTTTTTCGTTGACGTATGTGATCAACCACTTTGGACAGAAAAAATTATTGAATCACGTTGGTCTCGAACCGAGCGGCAATCCTTTTTATTCACTGGTACAATTGGAATACGAAGATGGAAAGCCGAGAAATCCTTTTATTAACGCCGGCGCCATAGCCGTAACAAGCCTGATCGAGGGTTCAACGGCGCCAGAAAAATTTAATCATTTGCTCGAATTTGTAAAAAAAATTTCAAACCATTCGGATCTTTCGATGGACGAAACTGTTTACCGCTCGGAATATCAGACCAGTCATCGTAACCGTGCGGTCGGACATTTTATGAAGCATTTCGACAAAATCGACGGTGACGTCGATGCGGCTGTTGATGCATACTTCCGGCAATGTTCGATCGTGATGACGTGTGAGCAGTTGGCACAAGCGTGTGTGTTCCTTGCCAACGACGGCAAAAGCAGCAGTTCCGATCAAATCGTTACGACGACGGATACGGTAAAATTTGTTAATGCTATGATGACAATGTGCGGCCTTTATGACGGGTCGGGAGCTTTTGCAAGCCGCGTCGGTTTGCCGGGAAAAAGCGGCGTTGGCGGCGGTATTGTAGCGATCGTTCCGGGTGAAATGGCCATAGCGGTGTTCGGACCGGCACTCGACGAAAAAGGAAACAGTCTCGGCGGCATTAAAATTCTCGAAAATCTATCGCATGATTTAAGTTTATCCGTTTTCGGATAAAAAGTGGGTGCCTGATTTATCATGAAATTTCAATCTATCGGCGGCGCAAAACATATCGGAGCCAACTCACATTTTCTTCAGCTTGATCGCATCGGAATGTTACTTGACGCCGGGATGCATCCCGTTCGTTATGGTTATGAATCTCTTCCTTCATTCGATCATGTTCGCGATCACCTGATTGATGCGATTCTGGTTACCCACTGTCATCTTGATCATATAGGCGCCTTGCCGATGGCCATTAAAAATTTTCCGCATTCACGCATTTTCATGACGTATGCTTCGAGTTTTCTGTATTCCACGTTGTTGCATAATACCGTGACGGTCATGAAGCTGCTCAAAGAAGAAAAAGACATTCTTGAATATCCGCTATATTCTCATGAAGATGTTGATCTTGTTTCATACATCGTGCAAGGAATGAAATTTGACAAATCTTTTAAAATTTACGGCCACGAAAACACGCATGACGGGATCGAAGGAAAATGGTATCCGGCCGGGCATACGCTTGGAGCGGGAGGATTGTATTTGCATGGGCGCGAAGGACGCGTTTTTTATACCGGTGACACATCAGCGTCCAATCAATTTTTAATTCGTGGAGCGATCAACCCGAAAGATCCGGTTGACGTACTGATCTCGGAATGCACGCTTGGCGCCAATGAAGAAGCGGAGTCCATCAAACGAAAACAGGAAGTTCAGTCGCTAATAAAAATTCTTAATGAAACATTCGATAAAAAAGGTTCCGTATTGATCCCGGCGTTTGCACTGGGAAAAACGCAGGAAATGCTTTGGCTGGTCAATAATTTGAAACAACGAAAGCTTATTCCTGACGCCGATATTTATGTTTCAGGAATGGGACGCGCTATTGCACGGATTTATGATTTGACGATTGAGTACAGTCATCGTGTCGACGACCAATATTTTTTCGATGATGTAGAATTTAATGTGATCGATCAACAAGACATTTTGTCTCACGGGTTATGGCTGAAGAGGCCTTCGGTTATTATTGCAAGTTCAGGCATGATGCACGAGAACACGCCATCCTATTGGCTCGCTTATAAGATGATGCGTGAACAGCAGCACACGATTTGTTTTGTTGGATATACCAGTCCGGATTCTGCCGCGCATGTCGTTGCTCATAGTAAAAAACACGAATCAATCACTTTACCAGGACTCACCGAACCGGTACCGAGAAATTGCCGGATTGAACGCGTGCACTTCAGCGGGCATTCTACCCGACAGGAAATCTTAAAAATGATTCAGGATATCAATCCGAAGAAATTAGTGCTGGTGCATGGTGGAAATGATACGGCTTTGGAATGGATGCAAGAACAAGTAAAAGATTGGAATGCTAAAACTGAAGTGTTTTTACCGGAAATTGGGGAAACTGTGAAATTATGAAAAATGTTTTTAAGGTTTATTCAAATTCAAAAATTTTTCTGGAATTACCTAAATCTTTAGCTGCCGGAGTTAGTCGCGCATTTTTAGGAACCCAAATTTTTTTCTTCGCCCGAATGGCCTTCCACACGTGAGCCTCCGTAATCAAGACAAATTGATTATTTCCTTTCAAAGTCAAATCTAGGTCTAAAAACCTGGATGGTAATTTTTCAACGGTTGAAGTTGGAGACTCTGCCGCTTTTGCAGACAACGAGGAAACCACATACACCAGGTCATTTTCTTTAAGTAAAGCGCCGGCGGCTTCCTCTTTACTCAAAATACAATATCCTTTTTCAAGAGTTGATGCTACGCGGACATCACCAAAAATAGTTGGTCTTGACGTGTTCGCTGCCACGAAAACTGTTTTGGAAGAATCCAGACCGAGAGATTTTGATTCTTCACCGTTTAGGAACAGTGTGCGTGGAATAAGTTGAAGCTTTCCTGAGAAATTAATTTCTTTGCCTCGTGAAATAAGTTTGATTGCAAGCCGCAAAAATTGAACATCTTTGGAATTGATAATAGTCGAAGCGTCGATTTTAAGCTTTTCAGAATCAGTTGGCGTCAACTCAAGCCGGTCTTCGTCGGAAGCTATAATTTTATCGATGGTAATTGATGCGCTACCGTGTTGAATAACGGCGTTTTCGCCGAAAAGATTTTTCATTTCTCCAAAAAGATCGGAATAGTCTTTACGATTCAGATACAAGTGCGAATCGATGAGTCGAACCTGAAAATACCGCACGGGCAGACCTGACACAGGTTGGATTTAACATTAAATTTGACTATTTTACCAAAAAATTTGTCAGTATTCAATTATCTTTTTAAATGCGTAGAACTCAAATCATCGTAGCGGCGAACCAGCGAACGGAACGTTTGGATGCTTTTCTCTCGCGGCAAATTGAGAATATTTCACGCTCTCGCGTGCAGCAATTGATCGACTTGCACATGATCCTTGTCAACAAAAAGGTTGTAGCTAAATCGTATAAGATCCGGCCAAAAGATGTGATCGATGTGACCTTGCCGCTTCCTGAAAAAGTAGAAGCACAAGCGGAGGATATTCCAATAAAAATAATTTATGAAGACAACGATATTTTGATTGTGAACAAATCGGCCGGCATGGTCGTGCATCCGGCGTTTTCGAATTATACCGGAACGTTGGTGAATGCGCTGCTGCATCACATTAAAGATTTGTCGGGAATAAATGGTGAGTTGCGGCCGGGCATCGTTCATCGCATTGACAAAGACACAAGCGGATTGCTGCTGGTGGCCAAACACGATAAAGCCCATCGCTATTTAAGCAGTTTATTTCGTGCGCATAAAATCGATCGGGAATATTGGGCAATTGTCTGGGGAAAATTAAAACACAAAAAAGGAAAGATTGAAGGCGCTATCGGACGGAGCACCAAAGACCGAAAAAAATTTGCGGTAACTTCAGATGGCAAACACGCGGTTACGCATTATGAAGTTATCGATGCATATGATTTTTTGAGTTTAATCCGTTTACATCTGGAAACAGGCCGGACGCATCAGATCAGAGTTCACATGGCTCATCTCGGACATCCGGTTTTTGGCGATAAAACGTACGGCGGTGATAATGTAAATTTATCCGGCGCAGAAAAAAAGAAACGGCAAATGGCTGAGAATCTTTTATCATTGATGCCGCGCCAGGCTTTGCATGCAAAAACATTAGGATTCATGCATCCCACGACGCGTAAACATGTATCGTTCGATTCGGAATTGCCGGAAGATTTCAAAAATACTCTTAAAAAGTTGAAATAATTTTTCTATCGTAATTGTGTTGTCCACTTTTCTCTCTGTCTCGGATCGGCTCCTGAAAATATCTGATTCAAATGGTGTTGCAAATGACGAACATAATCTTCAGCGATGAATTGCAATGTCGCCGGCGACGGATATCCCATATCGCATGTGTTATTTAATTTGGTTTTGTCAATATGAGCGATTACATGTGCAAGATGATGGTTATAGTAATACCAGGTATTAATAATGTCTTCCCATTGTTTGTCTTTATAGTGCTGAGCTTTGACCCAATGTTCTTGAGTATATCGAAATTCTCCTAAATCTTTAACTTCCTGCATGCGGACAAACCGTTGGTGATTATTAGCTGCCGAATCGATCAAATGTCCCAAAATTTCTTTAATCGACCATTTGTCGTTGTAAAGCTTTTCAGATGCTTGTAATTCAGTTATCGCCAGCAGTTTTGGTCTGGCTTCATTCAAGACTTGTAATAAATTTTTTGAAACGTTGTACATAGATTCTCTCACTTTTATAGTCTGATCAAAAATACATCAGGCATGATTTTAAATGCAACTTTTTTTGTAAGCGAAGACATAAAAAAATGCCGTTGAAATCGCACGAAATATCGCTATATTAAAATATCTCCGTCATTAAGAGCACTGACCCTTGCTATGACAACATCAAAAAACTCTGAGTTAGAGAAGATCGAAGAGCTTCTCCAACTCGACATACGCAATAAGCCCAACGATCATTTTATAAAAACGTTCCTTCGCCAGATCGAACCGCTTTCAACGTCTATCCACAAAACTTTCCGTACCAATCTCAGCAGTGCATTGATTGAGCGTGAAGGCGCTCAGAAAGGCCATCTTAAAATCGAAGCAATGATGCAAATGCTCGATTTTAGCAAGTTTCAGGTTTGGTTAACTGAAAACGGCATTTCTG comes from the bacterium genome and includes:
- the glsA gene encoding glutaminase A, producing MQDILLNAVEYARTFIRRGKVATYIPELAKANPDHLGVCVHMADGQTYTAGDVTVPFTIQSISKIFSLTYVINHFGQKKLLNHVGLEPSGNPFYSLVQLEYEDGKPRNPFINAGAIAVTSLIEGSTAPEKFNHLLEFVKKISNHSDLSMDETVYRSEYQTSHRNRAVGHFMKHFDKIDGDVDAAVDAYFRQCSIVMTCEQLAQACVFLANDGKSSSSDQIVTTTDTVKFVNAMMTMCGLYDGSGAFASRVGLPGKSGVGGGIVAIVPGEMAIAVFGPALDEKGNSLGGIKILENLSHDLSLSVFG
- a CDS encoding HIRAN domain-containing protein codes for the protein MKSKLPHLKIPVVRYYLVHLYTEFSLQSSPFTNIFASFAQTEYSQLFLTEVSTFQQKETKKTHRFNSKSSLPLDQFETVDTFTIELDNQSFLEMVVLEYKDLPGDSVLADLSEELIESFEIIYLFAKGAIYPGIHRLEMLIDSGITAMVPVREFLSRVLPDKLKINILAEYQLMNFDEKPEDYIDFNLIWFLGKMDLPSVDKFLQEEELRQEQEPFLENAEEEKDSPEQPIDDSSEPWKEDDEAEFSESESEPDPVDRTIKIELENELKKFYLAEMRFFTRVVGVRHYDINLDDLSESSRVMLVPEPGNPHDPFAVSVQTAEGKMIGYLKKELSEIMYDEIRKGVLYRATVAKVLPEMLDSNSRVNLMIEKVMYHFN
- a CDS encoding DinB family protein, producing the protein MYNVSKNLLQVLNEARPKLLAITELQASEKLYNDKWSIKEILGHLIDSAANNHQRFVRMQEVKDLGEFRYTQEHWVKAQHYKDKQWEDIINTWYYYNHHLAHVIAHIDKTKLNNTCDMGYPSPATLQFIAEDYVRHLQHHLNQIFSGADPRQREKWTTQLR
- a CDS encoding RluA family pseudouridine synthase, coding for MRRTQIIVAANQRTERLDAFLSRQIENISRSRVQQLIDLHMILVNKKVVAKSYKIRPKDVIDVTLPLPEKVEAQAEDIPIKIIYEDNDILIVNKSAGMVVHPAFSNYTGTLVNALLHHIKDLSGINGELRPGIVHRIDKDTSGLLLVAKHDKAHRYLSSLFRAHKIDREYWAIVWGKLKHKKGKIEGAIGRSTKDRKKFAVTSDGKHAVTHYEVIDAYDFLSLIRLHLETGRTHQIRVHMAHLGHPVFGDKTYGGDNVNLSGAEKKKRQMAENLLSLMPRQALHAKTLGFMHPTTRKHVSFDSELPEDFKNTLKKLK
- a CDS encoding MBL fold metallo-hydrolase, whose amino-acid sequence is MKFQSIGGAKHIGANSHFLQLDRIGMLLDAGMHPVRYGYESLPSFDHVRDHLIDAILVTHCHLDHIGALPMAIKNFPHSRIFMTYASSFLYSTLLHNTVTVMKLLKEEKDILEYPLYSHEDVDLVSYIVQGMKFDKSFKIYGHENTHDGIEGKWYPAGHTLGAGGLYLHGREGRVFYTGDTSASNQFLIRGAINPKDPVDVLISECTLGANEEAESIKRKQEVQSLIKILNETFDKKGSVLIPAFALGKTQEMLWLVNNLKQRKLIPDADIYVSGMGRAIARIYDLTIEYSHRVDDQYFFDDVEFNVIDQQDILSHGLWLKRPSVIIASSGMMHENTPSYWLAYKMMREQQHTICFVGYTSPDSAAHVVAHSKKHESITLPGLTEPVPRNCRIERVHFSGHSTRQEILKMIQDINPKKLVLVHGGNDTALEWMQEQVKDWNAKTEVFLPEIGETVKL